In one window of Desulforhabdus amnigena DNA:
- a CDS encoding DUF4177 domain-containing protein, with product MKKFEYEITRHPAEYFREFVYFCSQDGACGLEEVPSAQTEKMQTILNEQGRKGWELVQVAFGKEGIMAFWKRMLIDNE from the coding sequence ATGAAAAAATTTGAGTATGAAATTACCAGGCATCCTGCGGAGTATTTTAGAGAATTCGTTTACTTTTGCTCGCAGGACGGAGCTTGCGGTCTTGAAGAAGTTCCCTCTGCCCAGACGGAAAAGATGCAGACTATTTTGAACGAACAGGGGAGAAAGGGATGGGAACTGGTTCAGGTGGCTTTTGGAAAAGAAGGGATTATGGCCTTCTGGAAAAGAATGCTTATTGATAATGAGTAG
- a CDS encoding DUF2231 domain-containing protein — translation MKEFELKDLSEFDGKDGKPVYIAHQGRVYDVTLSKLWKGGLHMKRHHAGRDLSVDIGAAPHGIDVLERYPQVGILKAEREAEVTLPEVVSRLLHRFPILRRHPHPMTVHFPIVFMLATTAFNLLYLISHVKSFEVTALHCLGAGILFMPLVMLTGLFTWWLNYMAKPVRSVIIKIVVSPVLFVIALIAFTWRMANPELLSSFGMGSVIYFLLILSLTPLVGIIGWYGAQLTFPVEKE, via the coding sequence ATGAAGGAATTCGAATTGAAGGATTTATCGGAGTTTGATGGGAAGGACGGCAAACCTGTTTACATCGCTCACCAGGGCAGGGTCTATGATGTCACCCTCAGCAAACTGTGGAAGGGGGGGCTCCACATGAAGCGGCATCATGCCGGCAGGGATCTCTCCGTGGATATCGGGGCGGCCCCCCATGGGATCGATGTCCTGGAAAGGTACCCTCAGGTGGGGATACTCAAAGCCGAGAGGGAGGCCGAGGTGACCCTGCCCGAAGTCGTCTCCCGCCTCCTCCACCGGTTTCCCATACTGCGGCGACATCCACATCCCATGACGGTTCATTTTCCTATCGTTTTTATGCTGGCCACGACAGCATTTAATCTTCTCTATCTGATTTCGCATGTAAAATCTTTTGAGGTGACTGCACTGCACTGCCTGGGGGCCGGGATCTTGTTCATGCCCCTCGTGATGCTCACCGGCCTTTTCACATGGTGGCTGAATTACATGGCAAAACCGGTTCGATCTGTGATCATCAAAATCGTGGTCTCGCCGGTCTTGTTTGTTATTGCCCTCATCGCTTTCACCTGGCGGATGGCAAATCCTGAACTTTTGAGCTCTTTCGGAATGGGAAGCGTGATCTATTTTCTGCTCATTCTTTCCCTTACCCCTCTTGTGGGCATTATCGGCTGGTACGGCGCACAGCTGACATTTCCGGTCGAGAAGGAATGA
- a CDS encoding heavy-metal-associated domain-containing protein produces MMRSIKVKGMSCQHCVNAVVKALSGIDGIKDVKVDLSSGEATFEETKPVPAELIRERVEKAGYELG; encoded by the coding sequence ATGATGAGAAGCATAAAAGTAAAGGGCATGAGTTGCCAACACTGCGTGAACGCAGTGGTCAAAGCGTTGAGCGGCATCGATGGAATAAAAGATGTAAAAGTGGACCTCTCCAGCGGGGAAGCGACTTTTGAAGAGACCAAGCCCGTGCCTGCGGAGTTGATTCGGGAGCGGGTTGAAAAGGCGGGATACGAACTTGGTTAA
- a CDS encoding heavy metal translocating P-type ATPase, producing the protein MVKTDLHIQGMTCAACVRRVEKGIMELEGVQDAKVNLATSRATVEYDPDIVTREVIEQKIKAIGYDIMDTGRESAGRTFKKTTLLVGGMTCAACVRRVEMALKALEGVKDASVNLASSRATVTYDPQGVGVKDLAKTVEEAGYEYLGLLEEAHEDPVEAAHKREIRELKIKVGVGAVLSIVIMMGSMPHWFPFLHGIPRETMLPVLFVLTTPVVFWVGKRFFTGALKAALQKTTDMNTLVAMGSLSAYVYSTLATFWPQHFSTVGLGLHVYFDGAAMIVTLVLLGRLLEMKARGRTSEAIKKLMKLTPKTALVLRNGEELEVPVEEVVRGDVIVVRPGGRIPTDGVVESGNSSVDESMLTGESLPVAKELGSEVLAGTVNQSGSFTFKATKVGAETALAQIIRLVEEAQGSKAPIQRFADKVASIFVPVVICIAFITFCIWYFLVPDADFTRALLNFVSVLIISCPCAMGLATPTAVMVGTGLGAESGILIKGGESLEKAYRLTTVVFDKTGTLTKGTPQVTDVFVLPEIPRDQFMKYAISLEAVSEHPLARAIVDAGRDTDMVRPGEVDGFEAVSGLGARATVGGKSVVAGSRRFLEEEGMDVGQLGKKADEFLASGKTCVYFAVEGKPVGIIALADAARETARESVARLKEMHLEVAMITGDREETAQAIAHEVGINAIMAEVLPGDKAGEIRRLQKEGKIVAMVGDGINDAPALAAADVGVAIGAGTDVAMEASDITLIKDDLRLVASSIRLSSLTMRIIKQNLFWAFFYNSLGIPVAAGILYPVWGILLNPMFAAAAMAMSSVSVVSNALRLRRVWARQKNL; encoded by the coding sequence TTGGTTAAAACCGATTTGCATATTCAGGGTATGACCTGTGCGGCGTGTGTGCGCCGGGTGGAAAAGGGAATCATGGAGCTGGAGGGGGTTCAGGATGCCAAGGTGAATTTGGCCACCTCCAGGGCGACGGTGGAGTATGACCCTGACATTGTGACCAGGGAAGTCATCGAGCAAAAAATCAAGGCCATTGGCTACGATATTATGGATACCGGCCGTGAGTCTGCAGGCAGGACTTTCAAGAAAACGACCCTTCTCGTTGGAGGCATGACCTGTGCGGCTTGTGTGCGCCGGGTGGAAATGGCTCTGAAGGCCCTGGAGGGTGTGAAGGATGCGTCCGTGAATCTTGCCTCTTCAAGGGCGACGGTGACTTATGATCCTCAGGGAGTCGGCGTCAAAGATCTTGCTAAAACGGTTGAAGAGGCCGGCTACGAATACCTGGGGCTTCTCGAGGAAGCTCACGAAGATCCCGTTGAAGCGGCTCACAAAAGGGAAATCAGGGAGCTCAAGATAAAAGTCGGTGTGGGGGCCGTCTTGAGCATAGTGATCATGATGGGGAGCATGCCGCACTGGTTTCCGTTTCTGCACGGCATTCCCAGGGAAACGATGCTTCCGGTTCTTTTCGTTCTTACCACTCCCGTCGTTTTTTGGGTGGGGAAAAGATTTTTCACTGGTGCCCTGAAGGCCGCACTTCAGAAGACAACGGATATGAATACGCTCGTGGCCATGGGGAGCCTTTCCGCTTACGTCTATTCGACGCTGGCAACCTTTTGGCCGCAACATTTTTCCACAGTGGGTCTGGGGCTTCACGTTTATTTCGATGGGGCGGCCATGATCGTCACTCTGGTGTTGCTGGGCCGCTTGCTGGAAATGAAGGCCCGCGGTCGGACATCCGAAGCCATCAAAAAACTCATGAAACTGACTCCGAAGACCGCCCTCGTATTGCGCAACGGTGAGGAATTGGAAGTCCCGGTGGAAGAGGTCGTGCGGGGAGATGTGATTGTGGTTCGGCCCGGGGGAAGGATCCCAACCGATGGAGTGGTGGAGTCGGGGAATTCGTCGGTGGATGAATCCATGCTCACGGGTGAAAGTCTTCCCGTTGCCAAGGAATTGGGAAGCGAGGTTTTGGCCGGAACCGTCAACCAGAGCGGAAGCTTTACCTTCAAAGCCACCAAGGTGGGAGCGGAAACGGCTCTGGCTCAAATCATTCGACTGGTGGAAGAGGCTCAGGGGTCCAAGGCGCCCATCCAGCGTTTTGCCGACAAGGTGGCTTCCATCTTTGTTCCCGTGGTGATCTGTATCGCTTTCATTACTTTTTGTATATGGTATTTTCTGGTGCCCGACGCGGATTTCACTCGGGCTCTTTTGAATTTCGTTTCGGTGCTGATCATTTCCTGTCCGTGCGCCATGGGATTGGCAACACCGACGGCCGTCATGGTGGGAACCGGACTGGGAGCGGAAAGCGGCATTCTGATCAAAGGCGGGGAGAGTCTTGAAAAGGCATACCGGCTGACGACGGTCGTTTTCGATAAAACGGGGACTCTCACCAAAGGAACTCCGCAGGTAACGGATGTATTCGTGCTGCCGGAGATTCCACGGGATCAGTTTATGAAATATGCGATTTCACTTGAAGCCGTTTCCGAACACCCTCTGGCCAGGGCGATTGTCGATGCAGGACGGGATACAGATATGGTTCGCCCCGGGGAAGTCGACGGCTTTGAGGCCGTTTCGGGTCTGGGAGCGCGCGCAACGGTGGGAGGCAAAAGCGTCGTTGCCGGAAGCCGGAGGTTTCTTGAAGAGGAAGGGATGGATGTCGGGCAATTGGGCAAAAAAGCGGATGAATTCCTTGCTTCAGGAAAGACCTGTGTTTATTTTGCCGTGGAAGGCAAACCGGTGGGGATCATCGCTCTTGCGGACGCTGCCAGGGAAACGGCTAGGGAATCCGTTGCCCGTTTGAAAGAGATGCATCTCGAAGTGGCCATGATCACGGGAGACCGGGAGGAGACGGCTCAGGCCATCGCTCATGAAGTGGGGATCAATGCCATCATGGCGGAAGTGCTTCCCGGGGACAAGGCGGGGGAAATCCGCCGGCTGCAAAAAGAGGGCAAAATCGTTGCCATGGTGGGGGATGGTATCAACGATGCGCCGGCTCTGGCGGCTGCCGATGTGGGGGTGGCCATCGGCGCGGGAACGGATGTGGCAATGGAAGCGAGCGACATCACGCTGATCAAGGACGATCTGAGGCTGGTGGCATCCTCGATCCGGCTTTCGAGCCTTACCATGAGGATCATCAAGCAAAATCTCTTCTGGGCCTTTTTTTATAACTCCTTGGGAATTCCCGTCGCGGCTGGAATATTGTATCCTGTTTGGGGTATCTTGTTGAATCCCATGTTTGCGGCTGCAGCCATGGCCATGAGTTCCGTGTCCGTGGTGAGCAATGCCCTGCGGTTGAGAAGAGTCTGGGCCAGGCAAAAGAATCTTTGA